The window TTTTGTTAACGCCTGGGTAAAAACCGGCATATTCAAGTAGATGCCAAAAAATCCGCGAGTCACGCAGGAATTTGTAAGCCTCCTGACCGATCATCAGGAGGTGATCAGGGCGTACATCATCACCCAGGTCCCGGGGTGTTCCGAAGTCCGCGACATCCTGCAGGAGGTCAATATCCTGCTGTGGGAAAAAATGCACCAATTTGAGCTCGGCACGAACTTCGGCGCCTGGGCCTGCACCGTCGCCTACTACAAGGTGCTCGATTACCGCAAAAAGCAGAAGAAAAACGACTTCCTCGTCTTTGGCGACGAACTGGCAAGCACCCTGAGCGCTGAATCAGTGGCCCGTGCGCCTGATACCCTCGAAGCCAAACGCAGCGCGCTGCA of the Akkermansiaceae bacterium genome contains:
- a CDS encoding sigma-70 family RNA polymerase sigma factor: MPKNPRVTQEFVSLLTDHQEVIRAYIITQVPGCSEVRDILQEVNILLWEKMHQFELGTNFGAWACTVAYYKVLDYRKKQKKNDFLVFGDELASTLSAESVARAPDTLEAKRSALHHCLQKLSEKDRALLDARYNSPTGEMEQVSSETGRSRASLRVSLSRLRANLKNCINKRLGLEGGAA